Proteins co-encoded in one Leptospiraceae bacterium genomic window:
- a CDS encoding transposase, which yields MGTTAIIHKETKEVLHLSFLRYKKFAFSWMKAFCKHYEKEKVLTKAECLVIQNKYKNGFHVYFQPIAGDEKEPLFRTAEYIASGFFHNSQIQKVDDGSASLPRQPTGLATVTFRYKSWVEKDTREKSFQEQTIDVYEFMARMLFFLPEPNRKMIRYYGIYANRIKEKLEFIEQRTWAKAIENSFDAKPQNCPDCFKKMQLTVVYSYSARKTIEGLKKTHTYLNGYFRPKARAP from the coding sequence GTGGGGACTACGGCAATTATCCACAAAGAAACGAAAGAAGTTTTGCATCTCTCGTTTTTAAGATACAAGAAATTTGCGTTCTCATGGATGAAAGCTTTTTGTAAACATTACGAAAAAGAAAAAGTCCTTACGAAAGCGGAATGTCTTGTTATCCAAAACAAATACAAAAATGGTTTTCATGTATATTTTCAGCCGATTGCAGGCGATGAGAAAGAACCATTATTTAGAACAGCGGAGTATATTGCATCAGGATTTTTTCACAATTCGCAAATTCAAAAAGTAGATGATGGTTCGGCAAGCTTGCCGAGGCAACCAACCGGATTAGCAACTGTTACCTTTCGATACAAGAGTTGGGTAGAGAAAGATACAAGAGAGAAAAGTTTTCAAGAACAAACAATTGATGTTTATGAATTCATGGCGCGGATGTTATTTTTTCTACCTGAACCAAACCGAAAAATGATTCGTTATTATGGAATCTATGCAAACCGAATAAAAGAAAAGCTTGAGTTCATCGAACAACGAACTTGGGCTAAGGCTATTGAGAATAGTTTTGACGCAAAACCGCAAAACTGCCCAGACTGTTTTAAAAAGATGCAGCTAACCGTTGTTTATTCATATTCAGCTAGAAAAACGATTGAAGGATTAAAAAAGACGCATACTTATTTGAACGGTTACTTTCGACCAAAGGCGCGAGCACCATGA